A window of the Thermoanaerobaculia bacterium genome harbors these coding sequences:
- a CDS encoding tryptophan 7-halogenase — MERMEAFDVAIIGGAVSGASTAILLKRRRPELRVLVVEKAEKFDWKVGESTVEISAYFLTRVLKQYDYLSREQLPKHAFRYWFVNDGVTRLRDASEVGPTQLP; from the coding sequence ATGGAACGGATGGAAGCCTTCGACGTCGCGATCATCGGGGGGGCCGTTTCGGGCGCCTCGACCGCAATCCTCCTCAAGCGGCGGCGGCCCGAGCTGCGCGTCCTCGTCGTCGAAAAGGCCGAGAAGTTCGACTGGAAGGTCGGCGAATCGACCGTCGAGATCTCCGCCTACTTCCTGACGCGGGTCCTCAAGCAGTACGACTACCTTTCCCGCGAACAGCTTCCGAAGCACGCGTTCCGCTACTGGTTCGTCAACGACGGGGTCACGCGGCTCCGCGACGCGTCGGAGGTCGGCCCGACGCAGCTCCCC